Proteins encoded by one window of Salvia splendens isolate huo1 chromosome 5, SspV2, whole genome shotgun sequence:
- the LOC121802003 gene encoding uncharacterized protein LOC121802003 — MLSALSDPLNIINMECNKDEATRAKSIAESMIEQMDYLGAKKLALKAQALYPELYGITQLLTTLDVYLSGEKIDGEVDWYRVLCVNPSDDHDTIKKQFRKLALKLHPDKNSSVGADGAFRLISEAWNLLSDEENRVAYNQRRGYGGVQKTVLTHTGGSSAPSGAWNSAHTRPSRQSVPSASPRKSKKKVPGHTGGPSAAAHTAGPSSSISTRKLRSKITKKARTRRSDTFWTLCRGCNVHFEYLKVYGNLTLLCRICDKPFMSLEIATPVFSKSAQPIPWVRREQSNTSFPVQNACDPNGNAAAAPGAGQTGPSSFVYTNYQHGPFPETAYTGQNAFDLNRNAAAAQNPGAGQTGPSSFAYSNYQHGPAPEMAYTGQNAFDPCGNVAAAQNPGAGQTGPSSFEYTDYQQGFQPFTGPSSNSFVYTDYQPGPEADPRSGMGGPWG; from the coding sequence ATGCTGAGTGCTCTTTCTGACCCtcttaatataataaatatggAGTGCAATAAAGATGAAGCAACCCGGGCAAAGTCAATTGCTGAGAGCATGATAGAGCAGATGGATTATCTCGGTGCAAAGAAGTTAGCGCTGAAAGCTCAAGCTTTATATCCAGAGCTTTATGGTATTACACAGCTGCTGACAACCTTGGATGTGTATCTATCTGGGGAGAAGATAGATGGGGAAGTAGATTGGTATCGAGTGCTATGTGTGAACCCTTCAGATGATCACGATACCATAAAAAAGCAGTTCAGGAAGCTTGCACTAAAGCTGCACCCTGATAAAAATTCTTCTGTTGGGGCAGATGGCGCGTTTAGACTCATTTCAGAAGCCTGGAATCTGCTATCCGATGAAGAAAATAGGGTGGCGTATAACCAAAGGAGGGGATATGGGGGAGTCCAAAAGACTGTCCTAACACATACTGGTGGTTCATCAGCACCGAGCGGGGCATGGAATTCTGCACATACTCGCCCAAGTCGACAGAGTGTTCCATCAGCTTCACCCCGGAAAAGTAAAAAGAAAGTTCCAGGACACACTGGTGGTCCATCAGCTGCAGCACATACTGCTGGTCCTTCTAGTTCAATTTCTACCCGGAAGTTGCGGAGTAAAATTACAAAGAAGGCCAGGACCCGAAGATCCGATACCTTTTGGACTCTCTGCCGTGGATGCAATGTCCATTTTGAGTATCTTAAGGTGTATGGCAACCTTACTCTTCTTTGTCGCATCTGTGATAAGCCGTTTATGTCTTTGGAGATAGCAACGCCGGTATTTTCCAAATCAGCCCAACCGATTCCTTGGGTTCGACGGGAGCAATCAAACACAAGTTTTCCTGTTCAAAATGCTTGTGATCCTAATGGAAATGCTGCAGCTGCTCCAGGAGCAGGCCAAACCGGTCCTAGTTCTTTCGTGTATACAAACTATCAGCATGGACCTTTTCCTGAAACGGCTTATACTGGTCAAAATGCTTTTGATCTCAACAGAAATGCTGCTGCTGCTCAAAACCCAGGAGCTGGTCAGACCGGTCCCAGTTCTTTCGCGTATTCAAATTATCAGCACGGACCCGCTCCTGAAATGGCTTATACCGGTCAAAATGCTTTTGATCCTTGTGGAAATGTTGCAGCTGCTCAAAACCCAGGAGCAGGCCAAACCGGTCCTAGTTCTTTCGAGTATACAGACTATCAACAAGGATTTCAGCCTTTTACCGGTCCCAGCTCCAATTCTTTCGTGTATACAGACTATCAGCCTGGACCAGAGGCGGACCCACGTTCGGGCATGGGGGGGCCTTGGGGCTAG